A window of the Synechococcus sp. M16.1 genome harbors these coding sequences:
- a CDS encoding NAD(P)-dependent oxidoreductase has protein sequence MTKGDLSLGFVGLGALGLPMAVNLNKAGFPLRVHTRSRTAETDPELEGATPCSSPADASTGVDVLLLCVSDDAAVEEVLFGVEGAASQLRAGSVVLDCSTIAPATAQHCAERLARQNLHYMDAPVTGGTEGAKRGSLTVLVGGASEPLERVRPILEVIGGSIHHFGDVGRGQQVKAVNQVLVAGSYAAVAEAVALGQRLELPMPQVIDALKNGAAGSWALDHRSIAMLEGSYPLGFRLSLHRKDLGIALDAAKAVQLDLPVTTLVEQLELDLINNGHGDEDVSALHRWNQTRQRS, from the coding sequence ATGACCAAAGGTGACCTGAGCCTGGGCTTCGTGGGACTGGGGGCACTCGGCCTGCCGATGGCGGTCAACCTGAACAAGGCTGGCTTTCCACTACGGGTGCACACCCGCAGCCGCACCGCCGAAACCGATCCGGAGCTCGAGGGTGCAACGCCATGTTCCAGCCCAGCCGATGCCAGCACCGGCGTGGATGTGCTGCTGCTGTGCGTCAGCGACGATGCAGCCGTTGAGGAGGTGCTGTTCGGAGTAGAAGGCGCCGCATCACAGCTGCGCGCCGGCAGCGTGGTGCTGGATTGCTCCACCATTGCTCCCGCCACAGCCCAACACTGTGCGGAACGCCTGGCACGCCAGAACCTCCATTACATGGATGCCCCGGTCACTGGCGGCACGGAAGGGGCCAAACGCGGCAGCCTCACGGTGCTGGTGGGTGGAGCCAGCGAGCCATTGGAGCGGGTACGGCCCATCCTCGAGGTGATTGGAGGCTCCATTCATCACTTCGGTGACGTGGGGCGGGGACAACAGGTGAAAGCGGTGAACCAAGTGCTGGTGGCCGGCAGCTATGCCGCCGTGGCCGAAGCGGTGGCCCTAGGCCAGCGTTTGGAGCTGCCCATGCCCCAGGTGATCGATGCCCTCAAAAATGGTGCAGCCGGCTCATGGGCCCTCGACCATCGCAGCATCGCCATGCTGGAGGGCAGCTATCCCCTTGGCTTCCGGCTGAGCCTGCATCGCAAGGATCTCGGGATTGCCCTTGATGCAGCCAAGGCCGTCCAACTGGATCTGCCCGTCACAACGCTGGTGGAACAGCTGGAACTCGATCTGATCAACAACGGCCATGGCGATGAGGACGTGTCCGCCCTGCACCGCTGGAATCAAACAAGACAACGGAGCTAG
- a CDS encoding glycosyltransferase, with protein sequence MTRLLIAASGTGGHLFPALAVAEAVESQWPVRWLGVPDRLETQLVPQRFGLVCVNAGGLQGRGLTKLLQLLRLLLASISVRRVIRRNAIDVVFTTGGYIAAPAILAARWCGIPVVLHESNAIPGRVTRLLGRFCSAVAIGLPAAAKRIPGSQPVLTGTPVRSSFLAPQALPGWVPSGEGPLLVVMGGSQGALGLNRMVRAAAPALLEQGCRVVHLTGDNDPDIGQLRHSQLVERHFSDEIPGLLQHADLAISRAGAGSLSELAVCGTPAVLVPFPQAADQHQEANAACAASLGAAVIVHQHVPEHGALKAMLLHLLGPRLSGCTAEADPLVSMAKGMKRLAVRDAEAELATLLRALST encoded by the coding sequence ATGACCCGGCTTCTGATCGCCGCCAGCGGCACCGGCGGCCATCTCTTCCCCGCCCTGGCCGTTGCGGAAGCCGTTGAAAGTCAGTGGCCCGTGCGCTGGCTGGGGGTGCCCGATCGGCTCGAAACGCAGCTTGTGCCGCAGCGTTTTGGCTTGGTGTGCGTGAACGCCGGTGGGCTGCAGGGACGCGGGCTGACCAAGCTGCTGCAGCTGCTGCGGCTGTTGCTGGCCAGCATCAGCGTGCGGCGGGTGATCCGCCGAAACGCGATCGATGTGGTGTTCACCACCGGCGGCTACATCGCCGCCCCCGCGATCCTTGCGGCACGTTGGTGCGGCATTCCCGTGGTGCTGCATGAATCCAATGCCATCCCGGGGCGAGTCACCCGCTTGCTGGGTCGCTTCTGCAGCGCCGTAGCCATTGGCCTGCCCGCGGCCGCCAAGCGCATCCCCGGCAGCCAGCCGGTGCTGACGGGCACACCGGTGCGTTCCAGTTTCCTGGCCCCACAAGCCCTGCCGGGCTGGGTCCCTTCCGGGGAGGGGCCGCTATTGGTGGTAATGGGCGGCAGCCAAGGCGCACTCGGCCTCAATCGGATGGTGCGTGCCGCGGCGCCAGCCTTGTTGGAGCAGGGCTGCCGCGTGGTTCACCTCACCGGCGACAACGACCCCGACATCGGGCAACTGCGGCACTCGCAGCTGGTGGAGCGCCACTTCAGCGACGAGATTCCCGGGCTGCTGCAGCATGCCGACCTGGCCATCAGCCGCGCGGGGGCCGGCAGCCTGAGTGAACTGGCGGTCTGCGGGACTCCAGCCGTGCTGGTGCCATTCCCGCAGGCAGCAGACCAGCACCAGGAGGCCAATGCTGCCTGCGCCGCATCTCTTGGTGCGGCCGTGATCGTTCATCAGCACGTGCCCGAGCATGGAGCACTGAAAGCAATGCTCCTGCACCTGCTCGGCCCTCGTCTAAGCGGTTGCACGGCAGAAGCCGATCCATTGGTAAGCATGGCGAAGGGGATGAAGCGCCTGGCCGTTCGCGATGCCGAAGCGGAACTGGCCACGCTTCTCAGAGCACTATCAACCTGA
- a CDS encoding histidinol-phosphate transaminase — MVSPVPPHGGNLSDEARRLGLDPWRLLDASASLVPFKPPRVLKRALAQGIRGAALRDYPDRQQWELRVVLAEHHKLDPAAVLPGNGAAELFTWAARDAAALGVSVLPQPGFADYPRALRCWQGHWQSLVLPLSWPCSWPQPFPLKPAAPCQGLSQCLWITNPHNPSGQLWDRASLEALVPGYALVVCDEAFLPLVPGGEAQSLVPLLNRHPNLVVIRSLTKLFAIAGLRLGYALASPERLQRWSGWRDPWSVNGLALAAGSAVMADGAALERWLRRVHHWVQCEGPWLQHRLDALPGLTAYPSSANYLLVEAGQSLLAVREAVARRGVLLRDCRSFEGLGECWLRIGLQSRSGNRRIVRALQMSLDDHPLN; from the coding sequence GTGGTTAGCCCCGTTCCTCCCCACGGCGGCAACCTCAGCGATGAAGCCCGGCGTCTCGGTCTTGATCCCTGGCGGCTGCTGGATGCCAGTGCGTCGCTGGTGCCGTTCAAGCCGCCGCGCGTCTTGAAGCGCGCGTTAGCGCAGGGGATTCGGGGGGCGGCCCTGCGTGACTACCCCGACCGTCAGCAGTGGGAGTTGAGAGTCGTCCTGGCCGAGCATCACAAGCTCGATCCAGCAGCGGTGTTGCCCGGTAATGGTGCGGCCGAGCTGTTCACCTGGGCAGCTCGCGACGCGGCAGCCCTTGGTGTGAGCGTGTTGCCGCAACCTGGATTTGCCGACTATCCCCGCGCACTGCGCTGTTGGCAGGGCCACTGGCAATCCCTGGTACTGCCGTTGTCCTGGCCCTGCAGCTGGCCCCAGCCCTTTCCTCTCAAACCCGCTGCGCCATGTCAAGGCTTGAGCCAGTGTCTCTGGATCACCAACCCTCACAACCCCTCCGGACAGTTGTGGGATCGCGCCTCCTTGGAAGCCCTGGTTCCTGGTTATGCCCTGGTGGTCTGCGACGAGGCGTTTCTTCCTTTGGTTCCTGGCGGTGAAGCGCAATCGTTGGTGCCGCTGCTCAACCGCCATCCCAACCTGGTGGTGATCCGCAGCCTCACAAAGCTGTTCGCGATAGCAGGCCTGCGGCTCGGCTATGCCCTTGCCTCTCCTGAACGCCTCCAGCGCTGGAGCGGTTGGCGTGACCCCTGGAGTGTGAATGGGCTGGCGCTGGCTGCAGGCAGCGCGGTGATGGCGGATGGGGCTGCATTGGAGCGTTGGCTGCGCCGTGTTCATCACTGGGTGCAGTGTGAGGGGCCTTGGTTGCAACATCGACTTGATGCTTTGCCAGGTCTGACGGCTTACCCAAGCAGCGCCAATTACCTGCTGGTCGAGGCTGGCCAGTCATTGCTGGCAGTACGGGAGGCGGTGGCGCGTAGGGGTGTGTTGCTACGCGACTGCCGCTCGTTTGAGGGCTTGGGGGAGTGCTGGTTGCGAATCGGTCTGCAAAGCCGTTCGGGCAATCGGCGGATTGTGCGGGCTCTGCAAATGAGCCTGGACGATCATCCGCTGAATTGA
- a CDS encoding pentapeptide repeat-containing protein, which yields MADLKQRLVLVAALLSPWMLAPHVQADEELIQLLQDKRCPRCQLADVDLVHADLRDADLSGAELQRANLSQARLDGADLSGADLRFTSLQGASLRGANLRGANF from the coding sequence ATGGCCGATCTCAAGCAACGCTTGGTTCTGGTGGCCGCTCTGCTGAGTCCATGGATGCTCGCGCCGCATGTCCAGGCCGACGAGGAGCTGATACAGCTGCTGCAAGACAAACGCTGTCCTCGGTGCCAGCTGGCCGACGTGGATCTCGTGCACGCGGATCTGCGCGATGCCGATCTCAGTGGTGCCGAACTGCAACGGGCGAATCTGAGTCAAGCCAGGCTCGACGGAGCCGACCTCAGTGGCGCCGACTTGCGCTTCACCAGCCTTCAGGGGGCCTCCCTACGGGGGGCCAACCTGCGGGGTGCGAATTTCTAA
- a CDS encoding quinone-dependent dihydroorotate dehydrogenase: MSPSSSAGPLSSGAFYQRWLGPVLARDEGLDAEQLSRTALTALGQASLRRRWPGVSTVLDGVAADLQRRDLRLEQVLFGCRFPNPVGLAAGFDKNGVAAGIWDRFGFGFAEVGTVTWHGQPGNPKPRLFRLAVEQAALNRMGFNNDGAKALLKTLERQRLDPPGRRPAVLGINVGKSKITALEQAPDDYAASLEMLSPLADYAVINVSSPNTPGLRDLQDTAQLRRLVERLRRLPACPPLLVKIAPDLDDESIDAVARLAFEEGLAGVIAVNTSLHRLGLEQRRLPQTGRTLAEEAGGLSGAPLRQRAQEVIRRLRASAGPALPLIGVGGIDSPQVAWERITAGASLVQLYTGWIFQGPNLVPRILDGLLLQLDRHGLRNIAEASGSGLPWQD; this comes from the coding sequence ATGTCGCCGTCCTCTTCGGCCGGACCGCTCAGCAGCGGTGCCTTTTATCAGCGTTGGCTTGGCCCCGTGTTGGCGCGGGACGAAGGGCTGGATGCGGAACAGCTGTCGCGCACTGCCCTCACGGCACTGGGTCAGGCCAGCCTGCGCCGCCGTTGGCCAGGGGTGTCCACGGTGTTGGATGGCGTTGCGGCGGATCTGCAACGGCGCGATCTGCGCCTGGAACAGGTGCTGTTTGGCTGTCGCTTCCCCAACCCGGTGGGTTTGGCGGCGGGGTTCGACAAAAACGGTGTGGCGGCTGGGATCTGGGATCGCTTCGGCTTCGGTTTCGCCGAAGTGGGCACGGTCACCTGGCATGGCCAGCCGGGCAACCCCAAACCACGCCTGTTCCGCTTGGCGGTGGAGCAGGCCGCGTTGAACCGGATGGGATTCAACAACGATGGCGCCAAGGCGCTGTTGAAAACGCTGGAGCGTCAACGTCTCGACCCGCCAGGCCGGCGGCCAGCGGTGCTCGGCATCAACGTGGGTAAATCCAAGATCACGGCTCTAGAGCAGGCACCGGACGACTACGCGGCTTCTCTGGAGATGTTGTCCCCTTTGGCGGACTACGCGGTGATCAACGTCAGCTCCCCCAACACCCCTGGATTGCGGGATCTTCAGGACACAGCCCAGTTGCGGCGTCTGGTGGAGCGCTTGCGCCGGCTGCCGGCTTGCCCCCCTTTGTTGGTGAAAATCGCGCCTGATCTGGACGATGAATCGATTGATGCGGTGGCCCGCTTGGCTTTTGAGGAGGGTCTGGCCGGTGTGATCGCGGTCAACACCAGCCTCCATCGGCTGGGCCTGGAGCAACGGCGGCTGCCGCAGACCGGGCGCACCCTGGCGGAGGAAGCCGGTGGCCTCAGCGGTGCCCCGTTGCGTCAGCGGGCTCAGGAGGTGATCCGTCGTTTGCGGGCTAGTGCCGGACCAGCGCTGCCGTTGATCGGTGTGGGCGGGATTGATTCTCCGCAAGTCGCCTGGGAGCGCATCACCGCGGGGGCTTCATTGGTGCAGCTCTACACCGGCTGGATCTTTCAGGGGCCGAATCTTGTGCCGCGGATTCTGGACGGTCTTCTGCTGCAGTTGGACCGCCACGGTCTGCGAAACATCGCGGAAGCATCCGGCAGCGGTTTGCCCTGGCAGGACTGA
- the rnhA gene encoding ribonuclease HI, with translation MAEGRGRVVAAATDGACSGNPGPGGWGALLRFEDGSVEEFGGHAPDTTNNRMELQAALEVLQRLDQLPRHPDLTLRTDSKYLIDGLGSWIKGWKRKGWKTAAGKPVLNQDLWKALDAARLDDVPLRYVKGHSGDPDNERVDRIAVAFSHNAQPALALKQGSLELSSAEAAPEAPSEVAPKPLLQLLSRLELADRLAQGGYSLSLLELAQLVEKPLKQLETKRESWIWRDWMVEPQAEGRWTLQRREAGSEQS, from the coding sequence ATGGCGGAAGGACGGGGACGGGTCGTGGCTGCAGCGACGGATGGTGCCTGCAGCGGCAACCCAGGTCCGGGAGGTTGGGGGGCCTTATTGCGTTTTGAAGACGGCAGTGTCGAGGAATTCGGTGGCCATGCGCCCGACACCACCAACAACCGCATGGAACTGCAGGCGGCGTTGGAGGTGCTGCAACGGCTTGACCAGCTGCCCCGTCATCCGGATCTCACCCTGCGCACCGACAGCAAATATCTGATTGATGGGCTGGGCTCCTGGATCAAAGGCTGGAAGCGCAAAGGCTGGAAAACGGCTGCGGGTAAGCCCGTGCTCAACCAGGACCTCTGGAAGGCCTTGGATGCCGCTCGTCTGGACGATGTCCCCCTGCGCTACGTCAAAGGCCACAGCGGTGATCCAGATAACGAACGGGTCGATCGCATCGCCGTGGCGTTTTCCCATAACGCCCAGCCGGCCCTGGCTCTGAAGCAGGGATCATTGGAGCTGTCTTCCGCCGAGGCCGCACCTGAAGCTCCATCCGAGGTTGCCCCCAAGCCTCTGCTGCAGCTGTTGTCCCGGTTGGAGCTGGCGGACCGTCTGGCGCAGGGTGGCTACAGCCTCTCGTTGCTGGAGCTGGCGCAGCTGGTGGAAAAGCCGCTCAAACAGCTGGAAACGAAGCGGGAGAGCTGGATCTGGAGGGATTGGATGGTCGAGCCCCAGGCGGAAGGTCGCTGGACCCTGCAACGTCGCGAGGCAGGATCAGAACAGTCCTGA
- a CDS encoding DUF3747 domain-containing protein, producing MSRTYLRAAGLTAVGLLAAGLSQEGTARALFNSAAVPQEHFAVLAQPLGRAQWKLLVLEQIKAQPRCWRARQDGLVEPSLNRFNFRGICKRYLDSNGYSLRSGGQDLGTRFRFRLKPSGASLRLEALDPQQRAPLLVGQAPLPARRDPNGFVALQLEPGWALERRVYQGRPLNHLYFAHHDPVNRLLALASSRGQRSGFQRLGAPMPPIAPPPLPTARSTRRRTTHRRTTRLASNAPIRLQVIPYRR from the coding sequence ATGAGCCGAACCTACCTGCGGGCGGCTGGTCTGACTGCCGTGGGGCTCTTGGCGGCCGGTCTGTCGCAGGAGGGCACCGCACGGGCCTTGTTTAACAGCGCTGCGGTGCCGCAGGAGCACTTCGCTGTGCTGGCACAACCCCTTGGCAGAGCCCAGTGGAAACTGCTGGTGCTGGAACAGATCAAGGCCCAACCGCGCTGCTGGAGGGCACGCCAGGACGGACTGGTGGAGCCCAGCCTGAATCGCTTCAACTTCAGAGGCATCTGCAAGCGCTACCTGGACAGCAATGGCTATTCGCTGCGCAGCGGTGGCCAAGACCTTGGAACCCGCTTTCGCTTCCGGCTCAAGCCATCCGGCGCCTCGCTGAGGCTCGAAGCCCTCGACCCCCAGCAACGGGCACCACTCCTGGTGGGTCAGGCTCCTTTACCAGCTCGCCGCGATCCCAACGGGTTCGTGGCTCTGCAGCTGGAGCCGGGCTGGGCCTTGGAACGCCGGGTTTACCAGGGTCGCCCGTTGAACCACCTGTACTTCGCGCATCACGACCCGGTGAACCGGCTGCTCGCGCTGGCCAGCAGCCGCGGCCAGCGTTCAGGCTTTCAGCGGTTGGGAGCGCCGATGCCGCCGATCGCACCACCGCCGTTGCCCACGGCACGATCAACACGGCGACGCACCACACACCGACGCACCACACGCCTGGCCAGCAATGCCCCGATCCGGCTGCAGGTGATCCCCTATCGCCGCTGA
- the rplL gene encoding 50S ribosomal protein L7/L12, whose translation MSAKTDEILESLKSLSLLEASELVKQIEEAFGVSAAASAGVVMAAPGAAGGGGDAAEEKTEFDVILEGFDASAKIKVLKAVREATGLGLGDAKALVEAAPKAVKEGVSKEDAEAAKKAIEEAGGKVTLK comes from the coding sequence ATGTCTGCAAAAACCGACGAAATTCTCGAATCGCTGAAATCCCTCTCCCTGCTTGAAGCTTCCGAGCTGGTCAAGCAGATCGAAGAGGCCTTCGGTGTGTCCGCCGCAGCATCTGCTGGTGTTGTGATGGCTGCCCCTGGCGCTGCTGGTGGCGGTGGCGATGCCGCTGAAGAGAAGACCGAATTCGACGTGATCCTGGAAGGCTTCGATGCCTCCGCCAAGATCAAGGTCCTCAAGGCCGTCCGTGAGGCCACCGGTCTGGGTCTGGGCGACGCCAAGGCTCTGGTCGAGGCTGCTCCCAAGGCCGTCAAGGAAGGTGTCTCCAAGGAAGACGCCGAAGCTGCCAAGAAGGCCATCGAAGAAGCAGGCGGCAAGGTCACCCTCAAGTGA
- the rplJ gene encoding 50S ribosomal protein L10 codes for MGRTLENKQQIVGELKELLADAELALVLDFKGLSIKEMSDLRDRLRASDSVCKVTKNTLMRRAIDGDSNWASLDSLLTGTNAFVLVKGDVGAGVKAVQTFQKELKKSETKGGLFEGKLLSQDEIKAIADLPSKEQLMAQIAGAINAVATKVAVGINEVPSGMARALKQHAEGGEG; via the coding sequence ATGGGCCGCACGCTGGAGAACAAGCAGCAGATCGTCGGAGAGCTCAAAGAGCTCCTCGCCGACGCCGAACTGGCACTTGTCCTTGATTTCAAGGGCCTGTCCATCAAGGAAATGTCTGACCTGCGGGATCGTCTGCGGGCCAGCGACAGCGTTTGCAAGGTGACCAAAAACACCTTGATGCGCCGTGCCATTGATGGTGACAGCAACTGGGCCAGCCTCGATTCCCTGCTGACCGGAACCAACGCCTTCGTCCTGGTGAAGGGCGATGTTGGCGCCGGTGTGAAGGCCGTTCAGACCTTCCAGAAGGAACTCAAGAAGTCCGAGACCAAGGGCGGCCTTTTCGAAGGCAAGCTCCTGTCTCAGGACGAGATCAAAGCCATTGCCGATCTCCCCTCCAAGGAGCAGCTCATGGCTCAGATCGCCGGTGCCATCAACGCCGTGGCCACGAAGGTCGCTGTGGGCATCAACGAGGTTCCCTCTGGTATGGCCAGGGCACTCAAGCAGCACGCCGAAGGCGGCGAAGGCTGA
- the rplA gene encoding 50S ribosomal protein L1 — MPKISKRLASLAGKIEDRAYAPLEAIALVKDNANAKFDETMEAHVRLGIDPKYTDQQLRTTVALPNGTGQTVRIAVVTRGEKVAEAKAAGAELAGEEDLVESISKGEMDFDLLIATPDMMPKVAKLGRVLGPRGLMPNPKAGTVTTDLEAAIKEFKAGKLEFRADRTGIVHVRFGKASFSADALLQNLKTLQETIDRNKPSGAKGRYWKSLYVTSTMGPSVEVDFSALQDIEQGS, encoded by the coding sequence ATGCCCAAAATCTCCAAGCGCCTGGCCAGCCTGGCCGGCAAGATCGAGGATCGTGCCTACGCACCCCTCGAGGCGATTGCCCTGGTCAAGGACAACGCCAATGCGAAATTCGACGAGACGATGGAGGCCCATGTGCGCCTCGGCATCGATCCGAAGTACACCGACCAGCAGCTGCGCACCACCGTGGCTCTGCCCAACGGCACCGGTCAGACCGTGCGCATCGCCGTGGTGACCCGCGGTGAGAAGGTGGCTGAAGCCAAAGCCGCCGGTGCCGAACTCGCCGGTGAAGAAGACCTGGTGGAAAGCATCAGCAAGGGCGAAATGGATTTCGACCTGTTGATCGCCACCCCCGACATGATGCCCAAAGTGGCCAAGTTGGGTCGGGTTCTCGGTCCCCGTGGCTTGATGCCCAACCCCAAGGCAGGCACCGTCACCACGGACCTCGAGGCTGCGATCAAGGAATTCAAGGCCGGCAAACTGGAATTCCGTGCCGACCGCACCGGCATCGTCCACGTTCGCTTCGGCAAGGCCAGCTTCAGTGCCGATGCCCTGCTGCAGAACCTCAAGACCCTGCAGGAAACCATCGACCGCAACAAGCCCAGCGGTGCTAAGGGCCGTTACTGGAAGTCCCTGTATGTGACCTCCACCATGGGTCCTTCCGTTGAAGTCGATTTCTCTGCTCTGCAGGACATCGAGCAGGGGAGCTGA
- the rplK gene encoding 50S ribosomal protein L11, with protein MAKKVVAVIKLALDAGKANPAPPVGPALGQHGVNIMMFCKEYNARTQDKAGYVIPVEISVFEDRSFTFITKTPPASVLITKAAKIQKGSGESAKGSVGSISRAQLEEIAKTKLPDLNCTSVESAMRIIEGTARNMGVSISD; from the coding sequence ATGGCCAAGAAAGTCGTAGCTGTGATCAAGCTGGCCCTAGATGCCGGCAAAGCTAACCCCGCGCCGCCGGTGGGCCCTGCCCTCGGTCAGCACGGTGTGAACATCATGATGTTCTGCAAGGAGTACAACGCTCGGACGCAGGACAAAGCCGGTTATGTGATTCCGGTGGAGATCTCGGTCTTCGAAGACCGCAGCTTCACCTTCATCACCAAGACGCCTCCGGCGTCGGTGCTGATCACCAAGGCCGCAAAGATCCAAAAGGGATCCGGTGAGTCCGCCAAGGGCAGTGTTGGATCGATCAGTCGGGCTCAGCTCGAGGAGATCGCCAAGACCAAACTCCCTGACCTCAACTGCACCAGCGTTGAGTCCGCCATGCGGATCATCGAAGGCACCGCCCGCAACATGGGCGTTTCCATCAGCGACTGA
- the nusG gene encoding transcription termination/antitermination protein NusG, which produces MPDDLTTPDAPEVLDLPAPNEGEDGTLPAAAVANTAIARWYAVQVASSCEKKVKATLEQRAVTLGVSNRILEIEIPQTPAVKLKKDGTRQSTEEKVFPGYVLVRMVLDEDTMMAVRSTPNVINFVGAEDRRATGKARGHIKPRPLSRSEVDRIFKRAAEKKTVVKVDLTEGDQILVTAGPFKDFQGEVIEVSGERNKLKALLSIFGRETPVELEFSQISKQN; this is translated from the coding sequence GTGCCCGACGACCTGACCACACCGGACGCCCCTGAGGTGCTTGATCTGCCAGCCCCGAATGAGGGGGAAGACGGCACCTTGCCTGCGGCGGCTGTCGCCAACACGGCCATCGCCCGTTGGTACGCCGTTCAGGTGGCCTCCAGCTGCGAGAAGAAGGTCAAGGCCACCCTGGAGCAGCGGGCCGTCACCCTCGGGGTGAGCAACCGGATCCTCGAAATCGAGATTCCCCAGACCCCTGCCGTCAAGCTGAAGAAGGACGGCACCCGTCAGTCCACCGAGGAGAAGGTGTTCCCCGGTTATGTGCTGGTGCGGATGGTGCTGGATGAGGACACGATGATGGCGGTGCGGAGCACCCCGAACGTGATCAATTTCGTCGGTGCTGAAGATCGGCGCGCCACCGGTAAGGCCCGCGGTCACATCAAGCCCCGTCCCCTCAGCCGTTCTGAGGTGGACCGCATCTTCAAGCGCGCTGCCGAGAAGAAGACCGTCGTCAAGGTGGATCTCACCGAAGGCGATCAGATCCTGGTGACCGCTGGTCCGTTCAAGGACTTCCAGGGCGAGGTGATCGAGGTCTCCGGCGAGCGCAACAAGCTCAAGGCCCTGCTCTCCATCTTCGGTCGCGAGACCCCGGTGGAACTGGAGTTCTCTCAGATCAGCAAACAGAACTGA
- the secE gene encoding preprotein translocase subunit SecE, with amino-acid sequence MTSPISEDTTTSDGSKAAADSTKSGGFLADTVDELKLVVWPSRQQLFSESIAVILMVSLSAATIAAVSRFFGWASSQVFR; translated from the coding sequence GTGACCAGCCCCATCTCTGAGGACACCACCACTTCCGACGGCTCAAAAGCCGCTGCCGATTCCACCAAATCCGGTGGTTTTCTGGCGGACACGGTTGATGAGCTGAAGCTCGTGGTCTGGCCCAGCCGCCAGCAACTGTTCAGCGAATCCATCGCTGTGATCCTGATGGTCAGCCTTTCGGCCGCCACCATCGCGGCTGTCAGTCGCTTCTTTGGGTGGGCTTCGTCCCAGGTGTTCCGCTGA